Proteins from a single region of Macaca thibetana thibetana isolate TM-01 chromosome 4, ASM2454274v1, whole genome shotgun sequence:
- the YIPF3 gene encoding protein YIPF3 isoform X1, translating to MATTAAPAGGARNGAGPEWGGFEENIQGGGSAVIDMENMDDTSGSSFEDMGELHQRLREEEVDADAADAAAAEEEDGEFLGMKGFKGQLSRQVADQMWQAGKRQASRAFSLYANIDILRPYFDVEPAQVRSRLLESMIPIKMVNFPQKIAGELYGPLMLVFTLVAILLHGMKTSDTIIREGTLMGTAIGTCFGYWLGVSSFIYFLAYLCNAQITMLQMLALLGYGLFGHCIVLFITYNIHLHALFYLFWLLVGGLSTLRMVAVLVSRTVGPTQRLLLCGTLAALHMLFLLYLHFAYHKVVEGILDTLEGPNIPPIQRVPRDIPAVLAAARLPTTILNATAKAVAVTLQSH from the exons ATGGCAACTACAGCGGCGCCGGCGGGCGGCGCCCGAAATGGAGCTGGCCCGGAATGGGGAGGGTTCGAAGAAAACATCCAG GGCGGAGGCTCAGCTGTGATTGACATGGAGAACATGGACGATACCTCAGGCTCTAGCTTCGAGGATATGGGTGAGCTGCATCAGCGCCTGCGCGAGGAAGAAGTAGACGCTGATGCAGCTGATGCAGCTGCTGCTGAAGAAGAGGATGGAGAGTTCCTGGGCATGAAAGGCTTTAAGGGACAGCTGAGCCGGCAGGTGGCAGATCAG ATGTGGCAGGCCGGGAAGAGACAAGCCTCCAGGGCCTTCAGCTTGTACGCCAACATCGACATCCTCAGACCGTACTTTGATGTGGAGCCTGCTCAGGTGCGGAGCAG gCTCCTGGAGTCCATGATCCCTATCAAGATGGTCAACTTCCCCCAG AAAATTGCAGGTGAACTCTATGGACCTCTCATGCTGGTCTTCACACTGGTTGCCATCCTACTCCACGGGATGAAGACATCTGACACTATTATC CGGGAGGGCACCCTGATGGGCACAGCCATTGGCACCTGCTTCGGCTACTGGCTGGGAGTCTCATCCTTCATTTACTTCCTCGCCTACCTGTGCAACGCCCAGATCACCATGCTGCAGATGTTGGCACTGCTG GGCTATGGCCTCTTTGGGCACTGCATTGTCCTGTTCATCACCTATAATATCCATCTTCACGCCCTCTTCTACCTCTTCTGGCTTTTGGTGGGTGGACTGTCCACACTGCGCATG GTAGCAGTGTTGGTGTCTCGGACCGTGGGCCCCACACAGCGGCTGCTCCTCTGTGGCACCCTGGCCGCCCTACACATGCTCTTCCTGCTCTATCTGCATTTTGCCTACCACAAAGTGGTAGAGG GGATCCTGGACACACTGGAGGGCCCCAACATCCCGCCCATTCAGAGGGTCCCCAGAGACATCCCTGCCGTGCTCGCTGCTGCTCGGCTTCCCACCACCATCCTCAACGCCACAGCCAAAGCTGTTGCGGTGACCCTGCAGTCACACTGA
- the YIPF3 gene encoding protein YIPF3 isoform X2 — translation MATTAAPAGGARNGAGPEWGGFEENIQGGGSAVIDMENMDDTSGSSFEDMGELHQRLREEEVDADAADAAAAEEEDGEFLGMKGFKGQLSRQVADQMWQAGKRQASRAFSLYANIDILRPYFDVEPAQVRSRLLESMIPIKMVNFPQKIAGELYGPLMLVFTLVAILLHGMKTSDTIIREGTLMGTAIGTCFGYWLGVSSFIYFLAYLCNAQITMLQMLALLGYGLFGHCIVLFITYNIHLHALFYLFWLLVGGLSTLRMGSWTHWRAPTSRPFRGSPETSLPCSLLLGFPPPSSTPQPKLLR, via the exons ATGGCAACTACAGCGGCGCCGGCGGGCGGCGCCCGAAATGGAGCTGGCCCGGAATGGGGAGGGTTCGAAGAAAACATCCAG GGCGGAGGCTCAGCTGTGATTGACATGGAGAACATGGACGATACCTCAGGCTCTAGCTTCGAGGATATGGGTGAGCTGCATCAGCGCCTGCGCGAGGAAGAAGTAGACGCTGATGCAGCTGATGCAGCTGCTGCTGAAGAAGAGGATGGAGAGTTCCTGGGCATGAAAGGCTTTAAGGGACAGCTGAGCCGGCAGGTGGCAGATCAG ATGTGGCAGGCCGGGAAGAGACAAGCCTCCAGGGCCTTCAGCTTGTACGCCAACATCGACATCCTCAGACCGTACTTTGATGTGGAGCCTGCTCAGGTGCGGAGCAG gCTCCTGGAGTCCATGATCCCTATCAAGATGGTCAACTTCCCCCAG AAAATTGCAGGTGAACTCTATGGACCTCTCATGCTGGTCTTCACACTGGTTGCCATCCTACTCCACGGGATGAAGACATCTGACACTATTATC CGGGAGGGCACCCTGATGGGCACAGCCATTGGCACCTGCTTCGGCTACTGGCTGGGAGTCTCATCCTTCATTTACTTCCTCGCCTACCTGTGCAACGCCCAGATCACCATGCTGCAGATGTTGGCACTGCTG GGCTATGGCCTCTTTGGGCACTGCATTGTCCTGTTCATCACCTATAATATCCATCTTCACGCCCTCTTCTACCTCTTCTGGCTTTTGGTGGGTGGACTGTCCACACTGCGCATG GGATCCTGGACACACTGGAGGGCCCCAACATCCCGCCCATTCAGAGGGTCCCCAGAGACATCCCTGCCGTGCTCGCTGCTGCTCGGCTTCCCACCACCATCCTCAACGCCACAGCCAAAGCTGTTGCGGTGA
- the POLR1C gene encoding DNA-directed RNA polymerases I and III subunit RPAC1 — protein sequence MAASQAVEEMRGRVVLGEFGVRNVHTTDFPGNYSGYDDAWDQDRFEKNFRVDVVHMDENSLEFDMVGIDAAIANAFRRILLAEVPTMAVEKVLVYNNTSIVQDEILAHRLGLIPIHADPRLFEYRNQGDEDGTEIDTLRFRLQVRCTRNPHAAKDSSDPNELYVNHKVYTRHMTWIPLGNQADLFPEGTIRPVHDDILIAQLRPGQEIDLLMHCVKGIGKDHAKFSPVATASYRLLPDITLLEPVEGEAAEELSRCFSPGVIEVQEVQGKKVARVANPRLDTFSREIFRHEKLKKVVRLARVRDHYIFSVESTGVLPPDVLVSEAIKVLMGKCRRFLDELDAVQMD from the exons ATGGCGGCTTCTCAGGCGGTGGAGGAGATGCGGGGCCGCGTGGTTCTAGGGGAGTTTGGGGTTCGCAAT GTCCATACCACTGACTTTCCCGGAAACTATTCCGGTTATGATGATGCCTGGGACCAGGACCGCTTCGAGAAG AATTTCCGTGTGGATGTAGTACACATGGATGAAAACTCACTGGAGTTCGACATGGTGGGAATTGACGCAGCCATTGCCAATGCTTTTCGACGAATTCTGTTAGCTGAG GTGCCAACTATGGCTGTGGAGAAGGTCCTGGTGTACAATAATACATCCATTGTTCAGGATGAGATCCTTGCTCACCGTCTGGGGCTCATTCCCATTCATGCTGATCCCCGTCTTTTTGAGTATCGGAATCaag GAGATGAAGATGGCACAGAGATAGATACCCTACGGTTTCGTCTCCAAGTCAGATGCACTCGGAACCCCCATGCTGCTAAAGATTCCTCTGACCCCAACGAACTGTATGTGAACCACAAAG TGTATACCAGGCATATGACATGGATCCCCCTGGGGAATCAGGCTGATCTTTTCCCAGAGGGCACTATCCGACCAGTGCACGATGACATCCTCATTGCTCAGCTGCGGCCTGGCCAAGAAATTGACCTGCTTATGCACTGTGTCAAGGGCATTG gCAAAGATCATGCCAAGTTTTCACCAGTGGCAACAGCCAGTTATAGGCTCCTGCCAGACATCACCCTGCTTGAGCCCgtggaaggggaggcagctgAGGAGTTGAGCAGGTGCTTCTCACCTGGTGTTATTGAGGTGCAGGAAGTCCAAG GTAAAAAGGTGGCCAGAGTTGCCAACCCCCGGCTGGATACCTTCAGCAGAGAAATCTTCCGGCATGAGAAGCTAAAGAAGGTTGTGAGGCTTGCCCGGGTTCGAGATCATTATATCT TCTCTGTTGAGTCAACGGGGGTGTTGCCACCAGATGTGCTGGTGAGTGAAGCCATCAAAGTACTGATGGGGAAGTGCCGGCGCTTCTTGGATGAACTAGATGCGGTTCAGATGGACTGA